One part of the Raphanus sativus cultivar WK10039 chromosome 7, ASM80110v3, whole genome shotgun sequence genome encodes these proteins:
- the LOC108817228 gene encoding protein METHYLENE BLUE SENSITIVITY 2, whose translation MTGKAKPKKHTAKELQAKADAALTNRGGGKAGLADRTGKEKGGHAKYECPHCKITAPDLKTMQIHHESKHPKLPYEEPKNLHEALAAPAESSKPKPGIRGSLKK comes from the coding sequence ATGACAGGCAAAGCGAAGCCGAAGAAGCACACGGCGAAGGAGCTCCAGGCGAAAGCCGATGCAGCGTTGACCAACAGAGGAGGAGGAAAGGCCGGGCTCGCCGACAGGACCGGGAAGGAGAAAGGAGGGCACGCCAAGTACGAGTGTCCTCACTGCAAGATCACGGCGCCGGATCTGAAGACGATGCAGATCCATCACGAGTCGAAGCATCCCAAATTGCCTTACGAGGAGCCGAAGAATCTCCACGAGGCTCTTGCTGCTCCTGCCGAATCGTCCAAACCTAAACCTGGAATCAGAGGAAGCCTCAAGAAGTGA